From the Methanobacterium spitsbergense genome, one window contains:
- a CDS encoding DUF2116 family Zn-ribbon domain-containing protein has translation MTDQHKHCPMCQKPIPLSEKFCSPKCEQIYNENQRKVAKSRRVLYIIFAVFIIIWLFFTLKGRIGL, from the coding sequence CTGTCCAATGTGCCAAAAACCAATACCTTTATCAGAAAAATTCTGTTCACCCAAGTGCGAGCAGATTTACAATGAAAACCAGAGGAAAGTTGCAAAATCAAGAAGAGTACTTTATATAATATTTGCAGTATTCATTATAATATGGCTTTTCTTTACTTTAAAAGGTAGAATAGGTTTATAA